From one Staphylococcus kloosii genomic stretch:
- a CDS encoding PepSY domain-containing protein has product MKFKRLTAVALSGALLAGFSGGAGAQTANAKSKDTIKVSQIKTSPKQAVKKAKSVYGGQKVKEIAFEKSHGKWAYKIAQQKKGKESEVIVANKSNKVLSKETEKEDHIDKSENFKYSDAISYKKALKKGQNKFNGDVSEWSLSKDKGKLVYDMDLKKGKTTHEISINAKNGKVLSNEKDD; this is encoded by the coding sequence ATGAAATTCAAAAGACTAACTGCAGTAGCGTTGTCCGGTGCTTTACTTGCTGGTTTTAGTGGAGGCGCAGGTGCACAGACTGCAAATGCTAAAAGTAAAGATACAATTAAGGTGAGCCAAATTAAGACGTCACCAAAACAAGCTGTTAAAAAAGCTAAAAGTGTATATGGTGGCCAAAAAGTTAAAGAAATAGCTTTCGAGAAGAGTCACGGCAAATGGGCTTATAAAATTGCACAACAGAAAAAAGGTAAAGAATCAGAAGTTATTGTCGCCAACAAGTCTAACAAAGTTTTAAGTAAAGAAACTGAAAAAGAAGATCACATCGATAAAAGTGAAAACTTTAAATATAGCGATGCAATAAGCTATAAAAAAGCACTTAAAAAAGGACAAAACAAATTTAATGGCGATGTAAGTGAATGGTCATTATCTAAAGATAAAGGTAAATTAGTTTACGACATGGACTTGAAAAAAGGTAAAACTACACACGAAATATCTATTAATGCCAAAAATGGTAAAGTCCTAAGTAACGAAAAAGATGACTAA
- a CDS encoding CynX/NimT family MFS transporter, giving the protein MDESAKITKNWAIVFAVVFVASTLRAPLTAVGPVIDHIKDAMHINNSVAGILTTIPLLVFAIVSPLVSKVVDKLTMSRTIVYSTLLLIIALVIRVLGDFNLFIIGTVLLGVAIAFGNVVLPSYVKWSFPAQIGIATGMYSGTMNFTAGIGGGASVPLSQISPLGFRLSLAFWIVFGVIALVLWLPNVSKGVKKERRDHINQSNHPDSNKKVKVLKSKLAWMIAMVMAFQSMIFYTNVAWIPTILMDRGLSPSTAGYLFMLSQFAQVPMTFVFPILASKLKDQRMLVVVIALLFIIGYCLFFTRALIFLVIGILIIGLAMGACFSLCMTFFSIRARSSKGSIALSGFGQSIGYLIAAVGPFFVGWLHDTTGHWNSAIIALITMAVLVLIFGYPAAENKFIEDDQ; this is encoded by the coding sequence ATGGACGAGTCAGCTAAAATAACTAAAAATTGGGCCATCGTCTTTGCGGTTGTTTTTGTAGCATCGACGTTACGTGCGCCTTTGACTGCTGTCGGCCCAGTCATTGATCACATTAAAGATGCCATGCATATTAATAATAGTGTTGCAGGTATTTTAACAACTATACCATTACTCGTATTTGCCATAGTTTCTCCTTTGGTATCAAAAGTGGTTGATAAGTTAACGATGTCGCGAACGATTGTATACAGTACGCTATTGTTAATAATAGCGCTTGTCATAAGAGTGTTAGGAGATTTCAATTTATTTATTATTGGGACGGTATTGCTAGGTGTAGCGATTGCTTTTGGCAATGTCGTATTACCAAGTTACGTCAAATGGTCATTTCCAGCTCAAATAGGTATTGCGACAGGAATGTATAGTGGAACCATGAATTTCACTGCTGGGATAGGAGGAGGTGCAAGTGTACCATTATCTCAAATATCTCCATTAGGTTTTAGACTTTCATTAGCATTTTGGATCGTATTCGGTGTTATTGCTTTGGTGCTCTGGTTGCCTAACGTGAGTAAAGGAGTCAAAAAAGAGCGGCGAGATCACATCAATCAATCAAACCACCCAGACAGTAATAAAAAAGTTAAAGTACTTAAGTCAAAATTAGCATGGATGATAGCTATGGTAATGGCGTTTCAATCCATGATTTTTTATACAAATGTGGCTTGGATTCCAACTATTTTGATGGATCGCGGTTTAAGCCCGAGTACTGCGGGTTACTTATTTATGTTGAGTCAATTTGCGCAAGTACCTATGACCTTTGTTTTTCCTATACTAGCATCTAAATTAAAAGACCAAAGAATGTTAGTAGTTGTAATTGCACTTTTATTTATTATTGGTTACTGCCTATTCTTTACACGTGCATTAATATTCTTAGTAATAGGTATTCTCATTATAGGATTAGCAATGGGTGCATGTTTCAGTTTGTGTATGACGTTTTTCTCTATTCGAGCACGTTCAAGTAAAGGTAGCATTGCATTATCAGGGTTTGGACAATCTATTGGTTACTTAATTGCTGCAGTTGGGCCATTTTTTGTAGGTTGGTTGCACGATACAACAGGCCATTGGAATTCAGCAATTATAGCCTTGATAACAATGGCAGTACTAGTACTAATATTTGGTTATCCAGCAGCTGAAAATAAATTTATTGAGGATGATCAATAA
- a CDS encoding DUF805 domain-containing protein gives MLHYYKLYWLNAFKIHGRSRRKEFWYPVLVNIIITIIAGILNSFLPIPKGLSYTIGIIFSIANYIPSFTVMVRRFHDTGMTMKIPMILYIFMILDDISDVIPKSNFKFDLNFNNALNITISIIIIVIVAAFLILCIFSLAVCCTRGNEYSNKYGANPKYVN, from the coding sequence ATGTTGCATTACTACAAATTGTATTGGCTTAACGCTTTTAAAATTCATGGCAGATCCCGACGTAAGGAATTTTGGTATCCTGTATTAGTCAATATAATTATTACGATTATTGCGGGTATACTTAATTCGTTTTTACCTATTCCAAAAGGCTTGTCATATACTATCGGAATTATTTTTTCAATTGCAAACTACATACCTAGTTTTACCGTTATGGTAAGAAGATTTCACGATACCGGTATGACAATGAAAATACCTATGATCTTATACATATTTATGATTTTAGATGATATTAGTGACGTAATTCCAAAATCAAACTTTAAATTTGATTTGAACTTTAACAATGCACTTAACATTACAATTTCTATTATTATCATTGTTATTGTAGCCGCATTTTTAATACTATGTATTTTCTCTCTTGCAGTATGTTGTACGAGAGGTAACGAATATTCAAACAAATACGGTGCGAATCCTAAATATGTAAATTAG
- a CDS encoding MDR family MFS transporter: MSSEMISTKKRNTIIFVMLSSAFVAMLNQTLLNTALPAITTGLKIDETTAQWLITGFMLVNGIMIPLTAFLMDRFHTRPLYIFSMSAFLVGSILAAFSPTFSLLMVARVIQAIGAGLLLPLMQFTVFTLFPSEKRGFAMGLTGIVAQTAPAIGPTLTGFLIDTFSWRAPFIVVATIAIIAFIIGIIFVESNNTTKHTELDKTSVIYSTLGFGLMLYAFSSAGNLGFNSPIVIISLIIGLIIVAIFVTRQIKIDNPLLNLKVFANRTFALSSVSSMILFIGIVGPALLIPIYIQSSLGLSAILSGFVILPGAVVNAFMSVYTGKIYDKYGLKVLAIPGFIILIIMTILHCFLSSNTPYWYVVVIYAIRMFSVALIIMPLNTKGVNALNSENISHGTAIMNFLRIMAGAIGTAVMITILAIVRKSYAAQHAMTEGKTVMNQHATVQGIDAAFIFTTILLIIGFICTLFIKNDKKQTVRK; encoded by the coding sequence ATGTCGTCTGAAATGATATCGACTAAAAAAAGAAATACGATTATTTTTGTAATGCTCAGCAGTGCTTTCGTTGCAATGCTTAACCAAACATTACTTAACACTGCTTTACCAGCCATTACAACCGGTTTAAAAATTGATGAAACAACGGCTCAGTGGCTTATCACAGGGTTCATGTTAGTTAACGGAATTATGATTCCTCTAACTGCATTCTTAATGGACCGGTTCCATACACGTCCATTATATATTTTCTCGATGAGCGCCTTTTTAGTGGGCTCTATCTTAGCAGCATTCTCTCCTACCTTTAGCTTACTGATGGTAGCCAGAGTTATTCAAGCTATTGGCGCAGGTTTATTACTGCCACTAATGCAATTCACAGTATTTACTTTATTCCCTTCCGAGAAACGTGGTTTCGCGATGGGACTTACAGGGATTGTTGCACAAACAGCGCCGGCAATTGGTCCAACACTAACTGGATTTCTTATTGATACATTCAGTTGGAGAGCACCATTTATCGTTGTAGCAACAATAGCTATCATCGCATTTATTATAGGTATTATCTTTGTAGAAAGTAACAACACGACTAAACATACAGAACTAGATAAAACATCTGTTATCTATTCAACACTAGGTTTCGGCCTTATGTTATATGCATTTAGTAGTGCGGGTAACTTAGGATTCAATTCACCTATCGTTATCATTTCACTAATTATCGGGTTAATCATTGTTGCGATCTTTGTTACAAGACAAATTAAAATCGATAACCCACTATTAAATTTGAAAGTATTCGCAAATAGAACTTTTGCATTATCTTCAGTAAGTTCAATGATTCTATTTATTGGTATCGTTGGACCAGCGTTATTAATTCCTATATACATTCAATCTAGTTTAGGACTATCTGCAATTCTTTCAGGTTTCGTTATCTTACCTGGTGCAGTTGTTAACGCATTTATGTCAGTTTATACGGGTAAAATTTATGATAAATATGGTTTGAAAGTATTAGCCATTCCCGGCTTTATAATATTAATAATTATGACTATATTGCATTGCTTCTTATCTTCAAATACGCCTTATTGGTATGTAGTTGTTATATATGCAATAAGAATGTTTTCAGTAGCTTTAATCATCATGCCATTAAATACTAAAGGCGTTAATGCACTAAATTCAGAAAACATTTCTCATGGTACGGCAATTATGAACTTTTTACGTATAATGGCAGGTGCGATAGGCACAGCTGTTATGATAACTATCTTAGCCATTGTAAGAAAAAGCTATGCCGCTCAACATGCTATGACTGAAGGCAAAACAGTTATGAATCAACATGCTACAGTACAAGGTATAGATGCAGCATTTATCTTTACGACTATCTTATTGATCATTGGCTTTATTTGTACGTTATTCATTAAAAATGATAAAAAACAAACAGTCCGTAAATAA